In Oncorhynchus clarkii lewisi isolate Uvic-CL-2024 chromosome 2, UVic_Ocla_1.0, whole genome shotgun sequence, one DNA window encodes the following:
- the LOC139365757 gene encoding septin-7-like isoform X2: MVVGESGLGKSTLINSLFLTDLYSSDYPGPSHRVKKTVQVEQSKVLVKEGGVQLLLTIVDTPGFGDAVDNSNCWQPVIDHIDSKFEDYLNCESRVNRRLMPDSRVQCCLYFIAPSGHGLKPLDIEFMKRLHEKVNVIPLIAKADTLTPEECQRFKKQIMREILEHKIKIYEFPETDDEEENKLVKKIKDRLPLAVVGSNTIIEVNGKRTRGRQYPWGVAEVENGDHCDFTILRDMLIRTHMQDLKDVTNNVHYENYRSRKLAAVTYNGQDNNRVKGQQSTKSPLAQMEEERREHVAKMKKMEMEMEQVFEMKVKEKIQKLKDSEAELSRRHEQMKKNLEAQHKELEEKRRQFEDDRANWEANQRLEQQRLDASRTLEKNKKKGKIF, from the exons ATGGTTGTTG GTGAATCAGGATTGGGCAAGTCCACGTTGATCAACTCTCTGTTCCTAACAGACTTGTACTCGTCAGACTACCCTGGGCCTTCACACAGAGTCAAAAAGACTGTACAG GTGGAGCAATCCAAAGTGTTAGTAAAGGAAGGTGGTGTCCAGCTCCTGCTCACAATAGTCGACACCCCAGGATTCGGCGACGCTGTGGACAATAGCAACTG CTGGCAGCCGGTCATCGACCACATAGACAGCAAGTTTGAGGATTACCTCAACTGTGAGTCGCGGGTGAACAGACGACTGATGCCTGACAGCAGAGTGCAGTGCTGCCTCTACTTCATCGCCCCCTCGGGACACGG ACTGAAGCCTCTGGATATTGAGTTTATGAAACGGTTGCATGAGAAGGTGAACGTCATCCCACTGATCGCAAAAGCAGACACTCTCACCCCAGAGGAGTGCCAACGGTTCAAGAAGCAG ATCATGCGGGAAATCCTGGAACACAAAATCAAGATCTACGAGTTCCCAGAGACAGATGATGAGGAAGAGAACAAACTGGTGAAGAAGATCAAG GACCGTCTGCCCCTGGCCGTGGTGGGCAGTAACACCATCATCGAGGTGAACGGGAAGAGGACCAGAGGACGACAGTACCCATGGGGAGTGGCAGAAG TTGAGAACGGAGACCACTGTGATTTCACCATCCTACGAGACATGCTCATCAG AACCCACATGCAGGACCTGAAGGACGTGACCAATAACGTCCACTATGAGAACTACCGTAGCAGGAAGCTGGCAGCCGTCACCTACAACGGACAGGACAACAACCGGGTCAAGGGTCAACAGTCGACGAA GAGCCCCCTGGCTCAGATGGAGGAGGAGCGGCGGGAGCACGTGGCCAAGATGAAGAAGATGGAGATGGAAATGGAACAGGTGTTTGAGATGAAGGTCAAGGAGAAGATCCAGAAGCTGAAAGATTCCGAGGCTGAG CTGTCGAGGCGTCATGAGCAGATGAAGAAGAATCTGGAGGCCCAGCACAaggagctggaggagaagagacGCCAGTTTGAGGATGACCGGGCCAACTGGGAGGCCAATCAGCGCCTGGAGCAACAGAGACTGGATGCCTCCAG GACTCTGGAAAAGAACAAAAAGAAGGGGAAGATATTTTAG
- the LOC139365757 gene encoding septin-7-like isoform X1: MVVGESGLGKSTLINSLFLTDLYSSDYPGPSHRVKKTVQVEQSKVLVKEGGVQLLLTIVDTPGFGDAVDNSNCWQPVIDHIDSKFEDYLNCESRVNRRLMPDSRVQCCLYFIAPSGHGLKPLDIEFMKRLHEKVNVIPLIAKADTLTPEECQRFKKQIMREILEHKIKIYEFPETDDEEENKLVKKIKDRLPLAVVGSNTIIEVNGKRTRGRQYPWGVAEVENGDHCDFTILRDMLIRTHMQDLKDVTNNVHYENYRSRKLAAVTYNGQDNNRVKGQQSTKHDTGEGMSPLAQMEEERREHVAKMKKMEMEMEQVFEMKVKEKIQKLKDSEAELSRRHEQMKKNLEAQHKELEEKRRQFEDDRANWEANQRLEQQRLDASRTLEKNKKKGKIF; encoded by the exons ATGGTTGTTG GTGAATCAGGATTGGGCAAGTCCACGTTGATCAACTCTCTGTTCCTAACAGACTTGTACTCGTCAGACTACCCTGGGCCTTCACACAGAGTCAAAAAGACTGTACAG GTGGAGCAATCCAAAGTGTTAGTAAAGGAAGGTGGTGTCCAGCTCCTGCTCACAATAGTCGACACCCCAGGATTCGGCGACGCTGTGGACAATAGCAACTG CTGGCAGCCGGTCATCGACCACATAGACAGCAAGTTTGAGGATTACCTCAACTGTGAGTCGCGGGTGAACAGACGACTGATGCCTGACAGCAGAGTGCAGTGCTGCCTCTACTTCATCGCCCCCTCGGGACACGG ACTGAAGCCTCTGGATATTGAGTTTATGAAACGGTTGCATGAGAAGGTGAACGTCATCCCACTGATCGCAAAAGCAGACACTCTCACCCCAGAGGAGTGCCAACGGTTCAAGAAGCAG ATCATGCGGGAAATCCTGGAACACAAAATCAAGATCTACGAGTTCCCAGAGACAGATGATGAGGAAGAGAACAAACTGGTGAAGAAGATCAAG GACCGTCTGCCCCTGGCCGTGGTGGGCAGTAACACCATCATCGAGGTGAACGGGAAGAGGACCAGAGGACGACAGTACCCATGGGGAGTGGCAGAAG TTGAGAACGGAGACCACTGTGATTTCACCATCCTACGAGACATGCTCATCAG AACCCACATGCAGGACCTGAAGGACGTGACCAATAACGTCCACTATGAGAACTACCGTAGCAGGAAGCTGGCAGCCGTCACCTACAACGGACAGGACAACAACCGGGTCAAGGGTCAACAGTCGACGAA ACATGACACAGGTGAAGGCAT GAGCCCCCTGGCTCAGATGGAGGAGGAGCGGCGGGAGCACGTGGCCAAGATGAAGAAGATGGAGATGGAAATGGAACAGGTGTTTGAGATGAAGGTCAAGGAGAAGATCCAGAAGCTGAAAGATTCCGAGGCTGAG CTGTCGAGGCGTCATGAGCAGATGAAGAAGAATCTGGAGGCCCAGCACAaggagctggaggagaagagacGCCAGTTTGAGGATGACCGGGCCAACTGGGAGGCCAATCAGCGCCTGGAGCAACAGAGACTGGATGCCTCCAG GACTCTGGAAAAGAACAAAAAGAAGGGGAAGATATTTTAG